In Salvelinus namaycush isolate Seneca chromosome 20, SaNama_1.0, whole genome shotgun sequence, the following proteins share a genomic window:
- the LOC120065029 gene encoding rho-related GTP-binding protein RhoA-D, with product MAAIRKKLVIVGDGACGKTCLLIVFSKDQFPEVYVPTVFENYIADIEVDGKQVELALWDTAGQEDYDRLRPLSYPDTDVILMCFSIDSPDSLENIPEKWTPEVKHFCPNVPIILVGNKKDLRNDEHTRRELAKMKQEPVKPEEGRDMANRISAFGYLECSAKTKDGVREVFEMATRAALQVRKRKKRGACLLL from the exons ATGGCAGCCATTAGGAAGAAGCTAGTGATCGTGGGGGATGGAGCCTGTGGAAAGACTTGTCTTCTCATCGTCTTCAGTAAAGACCAGTTCCCCGAGGTCTACGTGCCCACAGTGTTCGAGAACTACATCGCTGACATCGAGGTTGATGGCAAACAG GTGGAGCTGGCGCTGTGGGATACAGCCGGCCAGGAGGACTACGACAGGTTGAGGCCTCTCTCCTACCCCGACACAGATGTCATCCTCATGTGCTTCTCTATCGACAGCCCCGACAGTTTAG AAAACATCCCAGAGAAGTGGACCCCTGAGGTGAAGCACTTCTGCCCCAACGTTCCAATCATCCTGGTGGGCAACAAGAAGGACCTGAGGAATGACGAACACACACGGAGGGagctggccaagatgaagcag GAGCCAGTGAAGCCAGAGGAGGGCCGGGACATGGCTAACCGTATCAGTGCCTTTGGCTACCTGGAGTGTTCAGCCAAGACAAAGGATGGCGTGAGGGAGGTTTTTGAGATGGCCACCAGGGCGGCACTGCAGGTGCGCAAGCGCAAGAAGAGGGGTGCCTGCCTGCTGttgtga